CTGAGCTGGATGCACTACCGCCTGAACCTGCAACGGCCCTTGGCGTCGCACCTCGCCCAGCGTTTCCAGTATCTGCTGCTGAACCGGATCATCCTGCGCGAGCTGACGGTCTTCCTGGAGTTCCGTCTGGCCAATCTGGTCGGCGAGCGGCTGGCCGAGATTCTGATCGAGATCCTGGAGCTGCGTCTCTCGGAGGTGGAGCGGCATCTGGAGGCACTTCGCCTTCAGTACCCGCGCTTCGCACGCGACTTGGACTTCAAGGTTCTGGAGCGCTACGCCTTCCGCGAGGAGATGGAGCAGATCCAACAGCTGCGTGACTCCGGCATCATCAGCGAGGACCTGTCTCGCACACTGGTGACGGAGGCGGTGGCGGTCCACGTGCGCTCGGGCCCGCTGCCGCCCGTGGACCTGAAGGCCACCACCCCGGAACTGCTGGAAGCCTTCCCGGTCTTTGCCGGCCTGACGGAGGCGCAGCGCTCCAAGATTGCCCGCAAGCTGAGGACCCGCGTCTTCGCCGTGGGCGCCTTCGTGTTCCGGCGCGGCGACCCTGGCGATGGCATGTACTTCATCGCGAGCGGTGCGGTGGAGGTGCGTCTGGAAGGCGAGGCGCTGCGCCTCGGGCGCGGGGACTTCTTCGGGGAGATGGCCCTGCTGGACGACGCGCCGCGCAGCGCCGACCTGCGGTCGATCAGCTATTCGCATCTCCTGTTCCTCTCGGCGGGCGACTTTGAAGTCTTTTGCCGCGAGTGGCCGGATCTGCGCCGGCGCATGGAGGAGGTGGCGGAAAGCCGCCGCGCCTACGCCCGGGAAAAGGCCGCCAAGAAGTGAGCGCTCAAAAGAAAAGCGCGCCGGTTTCAGACCGGCGCGCTTTTTCGGTTACCCGTTAGCGGTTTACGGCTTAGGGATAGCCCACGATCTGGCCTTCGCCGCCCATGGGGAAATCGCCGAGGTTCAGAACCTGGCTGCCGCCGGCACCGCAGCTGTCTATGAAGACATTGCCCCTTGTGCCGCTACGGCCCTTGAAGGTCACGCAGTTGCCGCTGTTGGTGACGATGCGCGCGCCTTCGACCCTGAACTCCTGGCCCCGGTAGGCATCGCACATGTCGACGACCAGCTTGTAGCCGCCGCCGATGGCGTCGACTTCCTGGAGGCAGTTGCCGTTGGCGTTGCGGATCTTGCCGCCGGAGAAGCTCCACTGCTGGCCGACGTCCAGCGACTCTTCCTCCGTGTAAGCGCAGGAGTGGGCCGAGACCCGCTCAAGCGACGGATGCCCGCCGACGATTGGCTTGGATGTGAGGCAGTACGCGCCGTCGGGACGCAGCTCGATTGCGCCGGCCTCTCCGCTGAAGGACAGCAGCAGCGCCGCCAGCGCCAAGCCGCCCAGTTTGGTAATCATGCCCATGGTTCTTCTTCCCCTCTCCAAATCAAAGACGTCAATTCGTCCCCTTTGGAGCGAAAGCCTACCCGAAAGAAAAGAATCTTTCTACTTAATGCGACAAATAGCTAAGCCGTGATTTCTGCCCTCAGGGGTCAGGGCCGCAGTCCTGCTTTTGCGATGGCCTGACGCAGTGACCGTGCCGCCTGGCGCGGGTCGGGCGCCCCCGCAATCGCGGAGACCACGGCGACACCCGCGGCGCCGCATCCGGTGAGTTCAGTCAGGCGTTCCTGCTGGATGCCGCCGATGGCCACGCAGGGCAGTCCGGCGCTTGCACGGACTTCGTCCGCGACTTGCTTCAATCCGGCCGGGCCGATGGCGTCGCCCGCATCGCTCTTGGTGCCGGTTGCGTAGACCGGGCCGATCCCCACGTAGTCGCAGGGCGAAAGGTCGCTCGCCGCCAATTCGCCGAGACTGCCGACCGAAAGGCCCAGGATCGCCTCGGGGCCCAGGTTCGCGCGGGCCTTGGCGGGGCTGATGTCGTCCTGGCCGAGGTGGAGTCCATCGGCTTCGGCTTCCAGGGCCACATCGAGATTGTCGTTGATGATCAGGGGCACGCCGCTGGGCGCGAGCAGGGCGCGCACCTCCCGCGCGCGGCGCAGGAAGTCGGCATGAGGCAGGGACTTCTCGCGCAACTGAACCAGCGTGACGCCGCCTTCCACCGCTGCCCGTAGCACCTCGCCCAAGGGACGCCCGGCGCAGTCGGCTTCGCCGATCACCAGATAGAGGCGTGGGTCGAAGATGGTCTTGGGTCCGGTCATCCGATGCGCGCGGCTTCTTCGACCTGGCTCTCTTCCATGCGGTAGAGCGCGTCGATCAGCGCGGTGCGGAAGCTGCCCGGTCCTTGCGAGCGCTCGGCCGCCATCTCGCCCGCGATCCCCATGATCACCAGCCCATGGACGGTCGCTTCCAGGGGATCGTCCGAGACCGCCAGGCAGGCGCCGACCAGGGCGGAGAGGGTGCAGCCGATGGCCGTGACCCGGGCCATGAACTCATGCCCGTTGGCGACCGCCACCAGATCGTGTCCGTTGGTGACGTAATCGACGGCGCCGGTGACCGCGACCACCGCGCCGCTCTTGCGCGCCAATGTCTGGGCGGCATCCAGCGCGTCGAAGGATTCAAGGGTGCTGTCCACGCCCTGGCCGCCTGCCGCGCTGCTCGCCCCCAGTGCCGCTATCTCCGAGGCGTTGCCGCGGATCACCGTCGGCTGCAGGCGGGTCAGGCGTTTTGCGACCTCCAGGCGGTAGGGCGTCGCGTTGACCCCCACGGGGTCGAGAACCCAGGGAACGCCCGCTTCCACCGCCGCCTTGGCGGCGGCCAGCATGGACTCGACCCAGACCTTGTCGAGCGTGCCGATGTTGATCACGAGAGCGCCTGCAACCCCGGCGATCTCCTCGACCTCCTCGGCGGCGTGGGCCATGACCGGGGAGGCGCCCACGGCCAGCAGCGCGTTGGCGTTGATGTCCATGGCGACATAGTTGGTGATGCAGTGAACCAGGGGCCGCCCGGCCCGCAGATGGGACAGGGTGCGCCAGACCGCTTCGCCGGCCTGGCGGTCCGTGGATTCGAGGATTTCTTCCTGGTCGCTCATAGCTCGTGAGAGTGGCGCTCGCCTCTTGTCTTGTAAAGTGTCCTTCAAGAAGGCTGTTCAGGCGTTGCGGGCAGGGCTGCGAGTCGATATTGATTGGCGACCATCGGGTGCGGCGGACCGGCCGTCCCGAACGGCAGGCGAAAGAGGAAAGGGCGCGTTTTCATGAAGCACATCCACCCCACGGCCCGCACGACCGCACGCGTGCTAATGGAGATCGAGGCTGTGCTGTTCCGCCCGCAGGAGCCCTTTACCTTCACCTCCGGGCGCAAGAGCCCGGTCTACGTGGACTGCCGCAAGATCATCTCCTATCCCCGCGCCCGCGCCCGCCTGATGGACATGCTGGTCGAGCGGATCCAGGACGAAGCCGGCTTCGAGTGCTTCGACGCCGTGGCCGGCGGCGAGACCGCCGGCATTCCCTTCGCGGCCTGGATCGCCGAGCGCATGGGGCTGCCGATGCTCTACGTCCGCAAGAAGGCCAAGGGCTTTGGCCGAAACGCCCAGATCGAGGGCGACTTCAAGGACGGCGACCGGGTGTTGCTGATCGAGGACCTGGCGACCGACGGCGGCTCGAAGCTGGCTTTCGTGGACGCTTTGCGCGCAGCGGGCGCCGTCTGCGCGCACACCGCCGTCGTCTTCCACTACGGCATCTTCCCGGATGGCCTCAAGAAGCTCACGGATGCGGGGGTTTCTCTGCATGCGCTCTGTACCTGGTGGGATGCACTGGCGGTGGCAGAGGAACAGGACTATCTCTCTCAGGAGGGCATAAACTCCGTGCGGACCTTCCTCTCTGATCCCGAGGGCTGGTCGCGCCAGCACGGCGGAGAAGAGAAGGACGCATAGGACCCATGGCCTTTCACCGGAACCTGCTGAGAGCCGCGCTTGCGGTCATTCTGCTCGCCATCGGTGCCAACGCGGCCGAAGCGCGCGACCTGCGCATCGGCATTTCGCAGTTCCCCTCGAACCTGCATCCCCTGATCGATTCCATGCTGGCGAAGACCTACACCATCGTCATGGGCACCCGGCCGCTCACCAACCATGACGCCCAGTGGGAACTGCGCTGCGAGGTTTGCACCGAACTGCCGACCCTGGAGAACGGCAAGGCGGTGATCGAGCCTCTGGATGGCGGCGGGGAAGGTGTCGCCATCACCTACGAGATCAAACCGGACCTCTTCTGGGGCGACGGCGTTCCGGTGACGACCGAGGATTTCGTCTTTTCCTGGGAGGTCGGGCGTCATCCCGAGTCGGGGGCGGCTGGAGCGGAGGGCTTCCGGCGCATTCTGGCCATCGACGCGCTGGACGATAAGCGCTTTGTGGTCCACGTCGACCGCGTCACCTACCAGTACAACGTCGCGAACAGCTTCTATCCCTTGCCCGCGCACATCGAGCGGCCGATCTTCGAAGCCTCCCCGATCGACTACCGCAACCGTTCGGCCTATGAGACGGACAGCACCAATCCAGGGCTCTTCTTCGGCCCTTATGTGATCTCCGAGGTGGTGCCCGGCTCCCAGATATCCCTGGTCCGCAACCCGGAGTGGCGCGGCAGGGAGCCCGCGTTCGAGCGGGTGATCCTGCGCACCATCGAGAACACCTCGGCGCTGGAGGCCAATCTGCTGTCCGGAGAGGTCGACCTCATCGACGGCGACCTCGGCCTTTCCATCGATCAGGCCATCGCCTTCGAGGAACGGCACGGCGACCGCTTCAACGTGATCTTCAAGCCGGGTCTGATCTATGAGCACCTGGACGTGCTGCTGGATAACCCGATCCTCGCCGACAAGCGGGTGCGCGAGGCCCTGATCCTCTCCGCCGACCGGCAGGCGCTGTCCGAGCAGCTCTTCGGCGGGCGGCAGCCGGTGGCCCATTCCAACGTCTCCCCGCTCGACTGGGTCTATGACGAGACCGTGCCGGTCTACGCCTACGACCCGAACGCGGCCGCGGCGCTTCTGGACGAGGCGGGCTGGAGCGAGATGAAGGGCGGGATCCGGCACAACGCAGCGGGCGAGCCCCTGCGCCTGCGTCTCATGACCACGGCGGGCAACCGCACGCGCGAGTTGGTGCAGCAGGTGCTTCAGGCGGGCTGGAAGCAGATCGGCATCGAGGTTGAAATCCGCAACGAGCCGCCGCGCGTCTTCTTCGGGGAGACCGTGACCAAGCGCGACTATGGCGCGCTCGCGCTCTTCGCCTGGCTTTCGGCGCCCGAGGCGGTTCCGCTCACCACCTTGCGCAGCGATCAGGTCCCGAGCGAGGAGAACGCCTGGAGCGGCCAGAACTACACCGGCTACGCCAACCCCGAGATGGATCGCCTGATCGACGCCATCGAGCGTGAGCTGGACCGCGAGAAGCGCAAGCAGCTTTGGTCGGAGCTCCAGCACCTCTACGCCGAGGACCTGCCGGCCATCCCGCTCTACTGGCGCGCGTCGAGCTACATTCTGCCAAAGCAGTTGAAGGGGGTGGAGCCCACCGGACACCGGGCCACCACCACCCAGCGGATCGAGGACTGGACCTGGGAGGAGTAGGGGGCCTGAAAGCCTGCCGTCTCTTGACCGGCGAGGACAGCCCCGCCGTCCGCAAAAAAAGGGGACGGAGGCTCTGGCCAAAGGCGACGACGTTCCAGAGATAAGGCTGGGGTCGTTCTAAAGGATCAGGTCGCCAGACGCCCGGCCTGATAGTCCTGCACGGCCTGCATCAGCTCTTCGCGGCTGTTCATCACGAAGGGCCCCATGCGCGCCACCGGCTCGCCGATCGGCTGGCCGCTCAAGAGCAGGAAGCCCGCGCCCTCGTTGCCCGCCTTCAGCGTCAGGCCCGCGCCTTCGCGCGTGAAGACGCCCAGGTGGCGCTGGGCGATCTCATGCTCGCCCTCTTCGCTTTCGGCCAGCAGCGCCCCCCGGTAGACGAAGGCGAG
This genomic window from Limibacillus sp. contains:
- a CDS encoding ricin-type beta-trefoil lectin domain protein; amino-acid sequence: MITKLGGLALAALLLSFSGEAGAIELRPDGAYCLTSKPIVGGHPSLERVSAHSCAYTEEESLDVGQQWSFSGGKIRNANGNCLQEVDAIGGGYKLVVDMCDAYRGQEFRVEGARIVTNSGNCVTFKGRSGTRGNVFIDSCGAGGSQVLNLGDFPMGGEGQIVGYP
- the thiE gene encoding thiamine phosphate synthase; amino-acid sequence: MTGPKTIFDPRLYLVIGEADCAGRPLGEVLRAAVEGGVTLVQLREKSLPHADFLRRAREVRALLAPSGVPLIINDNLDVALEAEADGLHLGQDDISPAKARANLGPEAILGLSVGSLGELAASDLSPCDYVGIGPVYATGTKSDAGDAIGPAGLKQVADEVRASAGLPCVAIGGIQQERLTELTGCGAAGVAVVSAIAGAPDPRQAARSLRQAIAKAGLRP
- the thiM gene encoding hydroxyethylthiazole kinase, translating into MSDQEEILESTDRQAGEAVWRTLSHLRAGRPLVHCITNYVAMDINANALLAVGASPVMAHAAEEVEEIAGVAGALVINIGTLDKVWVESMLAAAKAAVEAGVPWVLDPVGVNATPYRLEVAKRLTRLQPTVIRGNASEIAALGASSAAGGQGVDSTLESFDALDAAQTLARKSGAVVAVTGAVDYVTNGHDLVAVANGHEFMARVTAIGCTLSALVGACLAVSDDPLEATVHGLVIMGIAGEMAAERSQGPGSFRTALIDALYRMEESQVEEAARIG
- a CDS encoding orotate phosphoribosyltransferase; protein product: MKHIHPTARTTARVLMEIEAVLFRPQEPFTFTSGRKSPVYVDCRKIISYPRARARLMDMLVERIQDEAGFECFDAVAGGETAGIPFAAWIAERMGLPMLYVRKKAKGFGRNAQIEGDFKDGDRVLLIEDLATDGGSKLAFVDALRAAGAVCAHTAVVFHYGIFPDGLKKLTDAGVSLHALCTWWDALAVAEEQDYLSQEGINSVRTFLSDPEGWSRQHGGEEKDA
- a CDS encoding peptide ABC transporter substrate-binding protein, whose product is MAFHRNLLRAALAVILLAIGANAAEARDLRIGISQFPSNLHPLIDSMLAKTYTIVMGTRPLTNHDAQWELRCEVCTELPTLENGKAVIEPLDGGGEGVAITYEIKPDLFWGDGVPVTTEDFVFSWEVGRHPESGAAGAEGFRRILAIDALDDKRFVVHVDRVTYQYNVANSFYPLPAHIERPIFEASPIDYRNRSAYETDSTNPGLFFGPYVISEVVPGSQISLVRNPEWRGREPAFERVILRTIENTSALEANLLSGEVDLIDGDLGLSIDQAIAFEERHGDRFNVIFKPGLIYEHLDVLLDNPILADKRVREALILSADRQALSEQLFGGRQPVAHSNVSPLDWVYDETVPVYAYDPNAAAALLDEAGWSEMKGGIRHNAAGEPLRLRLMTTAGNRTRELVQQVLQAGWKQIGIEVEIRNEPPRVFFGETVTKRDYGALALFAWLSAPEAVPLTTLRSDQVPSEENAWSGQNYTGYANPEMDRLIDAIERELDREKRKQLWSELQHLYAEDLPAIPLYWRASSYILPKQLKGVEPTGHRATTTQRIEDWTWEE